CGGGGTGTTCGGCGCCCAGGTCTGCGTCGACTTCCTGCAGGACACGGTGTTCGGGAAATGGGTCAATCCCGCGCTCTCGGCGCTCGTCGTCCGCATCGCCCCCTGGGCCCTCGTCCGGGACCTCCTCGTCGGTCCCTACGGCCTCTTCACGATGGCCCTCACCTACGCCTTCGCGCTCATCCTGCCGGTCGTGACGACCTTCTTCATCGCCTTCGGCCTGCTCGAGGATTCGGGCTACCTGCCGCGCTTCTCGGTGGTCACCGACCGCGTCTTCCGCCTCGTCGGACTCAACGGCAAGGCCGTGCTGCCGATGCTGCTCGGCCTCGGCTGCGGCTCGATGGCGGTGGTGACGACGCGGGTGCTCGAGACGCGCCGCGAGCGCCTCCTCGTGAGCTTCCTCCTCGCGCTCACGGTGCCCTGTTCGGCTCAGCTCGGGCTCATCCTGGGGATGGCCGGCGGCTCGGACCCGCGGGTGCTGTGGGTCTGGCTGGGGACCATGCTCGCGACCCTCGTCGGCGTGGGCTGGGCCGCCTCCCGGGCGATGCCCGGCGCCGCGGCCTCCTTCGTCCTCGAGATCCCGCCCATGCGCCTGCCGCGTCCGGCCAACGTGCTGCGCAAGGTGTGGATGCGCCTGCGCTGGTACACCGCCGAGGTCGTCCCGCTCTTCGCCCTGGCGACCTTCGTCCTCTTCGTCCTCGACCGCACCGGCGGGCTCGGCGTCATCGAGCGCGCCGCCGCGCCGCTGGTCACGGGCCTGCTCGGGCTCCCCCGCGAGGCCGCGGCGTCTTTCCTCATCGGCTTCCTGCGCCGCGACTACGGCGCGGCCGGCCTCTATCAGCTGCATCGCGAGGGGCTCCTCGACCCGCGGCAGACGGCGGTGGCGCTGACCGCCATCACCCTCTTCCTCCCCTGCATGGCGCAATGGCTGCTGCTCCTGCGCGAGCACGGCGCGAAGGTCTGCGCCGCGGTGACCGCCTTCGTCCTCCTCTACGCGCTGGGGGCCGCGGCGCTGGTGAGCCGGCTCTGGGGGCTCTTCGCATGAGCGTCCGCGGCGTCGTCGCGCTCGAGCGGCTGCGTGCCGGCGGACGGGGCCGCGTCGTCTCCCTCGACGCGCCCGACTCCCCGGACGCCCAGCGCCTGCTCTCCCTCGGGTTCGTCCCCGGGGCCGAGCTGAGCGTCGAGCAGCGCTGGCCGGCCTTCGTCGTGCGCGTCGGCGAGGCGGTGGTCGCTATGGAGGATAACGTCGCAAAGGGGATTCACGTCAGACGTGCGGAAGAATAGTTCCTTAACTCCCCTTCCTGCGGGAGGGGGTAGGGGGAGGGGGAACTGCCATGAGACGGCGGTCCTCCCCCCTCCTTCCTCCCCCCGAGGGGAGAGGAGTTGGGGAAGAGTTAGTATATTGTCTCCATAATGAAGGACCACGACGATCTCTCCTGGTACGCCCGCAAGGCCGACGCGTCGCGGGGAGCCGCCGTCCCGCCCGCCGTCGAGGACCCGGCCTCCCGCGAGCGCATCGAGCGTCTGCTCACGGAACTCGCGGGGCAGGGGATCCTGGGCTCGCTCGAAGACCGCACGCTCTACACGCGGCGCCTGCCCCCCGGCTGCCGCGGCTGCCTGCTCGGCAGGGGGACCAACCTCTTCGTCACCGGCCTGTGCACCCGCGAGTGCTTCTTCTGCTTCAACGCGAAGCCGCGGACCGACGAGCTCGTCGTCCACGGCATCCCGGTGAAGACCCCGGAGGAGGCGGCCGCCGTCGTGGAGCGCTACCGCCTGCGCAGCGTGGGTTTGAGCGGCGGCGAGCCCCTCCTCAAGCCCGAGCGCGTCCTCGCGGTGCTCGCGGCCCTGCGCCGCCTGCCGGAGCGCGTGCGCATCGACCTTTACACCAACGGCGACCCGCTCGACGAGGCGCTGGCCGAACGGCTGCGGGCGGCGGGCCTGGACTCCCTGCGCTTCAACCTCGTGGCCAACGGCTTCGACCTGCGCCCCGTGCGGGTCGCGCTCGCACGCTTCCCCGAGACGACCGTCGAAGTCCCCGTCGTCCCCGGGAAGATGGCGGACCTGCGGCGCATGGTCCTCGAGCTCGACGCGCTCGGAGTCCCCTACCTCAACATCCACGAACTCTTCGCGTGCGGCGAGAACGCGGAGGGGGTGCGCGGGGAGGGGCACGCGGCCGCCGGGGAGCGTTCGCCGCACCTGCTCTGGCGGCCGGTGGCCGGGGGGGAGGAGGCGGCGCTCGAGCTCCTGCTCTTCGCGCTGACCCATGCCCGACGCCTCTCCGCCTACTACTGTTCCTGCCGCACGCAGGAGCTCATCAGCGCCCGCGGCCTGGCGCGCCGCCGGCGTCTGTCTCTGTGACGCCGCCGCCTCTGCGGGTCCTGCGTCGGCGTCCGGCCGGGCCGGGGGCGAAGCACTTCCTCGCCGCCCCGGCCGAAGACCCCCGCCGCCGCATCGAGTTCGTCGTCGAATCTCTGCCCGGCCGCCGCGGACGGGCCGTTTCCGTGAGCGTCGCGCTCGGCTGCCCGGTCGCCTGCCGGGTG
The DNA window shown above is from Elusimicrobiota bacterium and carries:
- the feoB gene encoding ferrous iron transport protein B; the encoded protein is MPPSLPAPLVLRRLLLVGRPNVGKSVLFHALTGCYAAVSNYSGTTLELLRARTEEGEVVDTPGLLSLHARTDDEAVTRDELLARPPEVLLHVASATDLEGALTLTFDLARLGVPLVLALNLSDEARAKGFEIDVPALSRALGVPVVRTAAVYGEGVSDLRAALDGAAAPARLPPLPAELERAAAALAEALPESARPWALAALTGDDGLRRALGAAGRLDEAELAEVERARRRFSRSPAYLFLNAARQRARELAARTLRRTLGDRSRAAEAFGRWALGPWSGVLGALLALAGLYVFVGVFGAQVCVDFLQDTVFGKWVNPALSALVVRIAPWALVRDLLVGPYGLFTMALTYAFALILPVVTTFFIAFGLLEDSGYLPRFSVVTDRVFRLVGLNGKAVLPMLLGLGCGSMAVVTTRVLETRRERLLVSFLLALTVPCSAQLGLILGMAGGSDPRVLWVWLGTMLATLVGVGWAASRAMPGAAASFVLEIPPMRLPRPANVLRKVWMRLRWYTAEVVPLFALATFVLFVLDRTGGLGVIERAAAPLVTGLLGLPREAAASFLIGFLRRDYGAAGLYQLHREGLLDPRQTAVALTAITLFLPCMAQWLLLLREHGAKVCAAVTAFVLLYALGAAALVSRLWGLFA
- a CDS encoding FeoA family protein — its product is MSVRGVVALERLRAGGRGRVVSLDAPDSPDAQRLLSLGFVPGAELSVEQRWPAFVVRVGEAVVAMEDNVAKGIHVRRAEE
- a CDS encoding radical SAM protein, translated to MKDHDDLSWYARKADASRGAAVPPAVEDPASRERIERLLTELAGQGILGSLEDRTLYTRRLPPGCRGCLLGRGTNLFVTGLCTRECFFCFNAKPRTDELVVHGIPVKTPEEAAAVVERYRLRSVGLSGGEPLLKPERVLAVLAALRRLPERVRIDLYTNGDPLDEALAERLRAAGLDSLRFNLVANGFDLRPVRVALARFPETTVEVPVVPGKMADLRRMVLELDALGVPYLNIHELFACGENAEGVRGEGHAAAGERSPHLLWRPVAGGEEAALELLLFALTHARRLSAYYCSCRTQELISARGLARRRRLSL